A section of the Saccopteryx leptura isolate mSacLep1 chromosome 6, mSacLep1_pri_phased_curated, whole genome shotgun sequence genome encodes:
- the LOC136376152 gene encoding small nuclear ribonucleoprotein E-like translates to MVQPINLIFRYLQNRSRIRMWLYEQVNMRIEGCIIGFDEYMNLILDDAEEIHSKTKLRKQLGRMVLKGDNITLLQSVSN, encoded by the coding sequence ATGGTGCAGCCCATCAACCTCATCTTCAGATACTTGCAAAACAGATCTCGGATTCGGATGTGGCTTTATGAGCAAGTGAATATGCGGATAGAGGGCTGTATCATTGGTTTTGATGAGTACATGAACCTCATATTAGATGATGCAGAAGAGATTCATTCTAAAACAAAGTTAAGGAAACAACTAGGTCGGATGGTGCTAAAAGGAGATAATATCACTCTGCTCCAAAGTGTCTCCAACTAG